The Acinetobacter pittii genome contains a region encoding:
- the bfr gene encoding heteropolymeric bacterioferritin subunit Bfr, whose translation MKGNRDVINQLNQVLYHHLTAINQYFLHSRMFNDWGIEQLGSAEYKESIRQMKHADKIIERILFLEGLPNLQHLGKLYIGQHTEEVLHCDIRKVKENIEAIQKAVALAETEQDYVTRDLVQEILEKEEEYWDWLDTQIDLIGSVGIENYIQSQM comes from the coding sequence ATGAAAGGCAATCGTGATGTCATTAATCAGCTCAATCAAGTGCTGTATCATCATTTAACTGCAATTAATCAATACTTTTTACATTCGCGCATGTTTAATGACTGGGGAATTGAGCAGCTTGGCTCTGCTGAATATAAAGAATCAATTCGTCAAATGAAACATGCCGATAAAATCATTGAACGTATTTTATTTTTAGAAGGACTACCTAACCTTCAACATTTAGGTAAGCTTTATATTGGTCAACACACAGAAGAAGTTTTGCACTGTGACATTCGTAAAGTAAAAGAAAATATAGAAGCAATTCAAAAAGCGGTTGCTTTAGCTGAAACAGAGCAAGATTATGTCACTCGTGACCTTGTTCAAGAAATTCTAGAAAAAGAAGAAGAATACTGGGACTGGCTAGATACTCAAATTGATCTTATTGGCAGCGTAGGTATTGAAAATTATATCCAGAGCCAAATGTAA
- the bfd gene encoding bacterioferritin-associated ferredoxin — MYVCLCRGITDQDIKDAVENGAESYREIRDLLDLGTCCGRCAPEARAIISEELAEIAARISVAA; from the coding sequence ATGTACGTTTGCTTGTGTCGTGGCATTACCGATCAGGATATTAAAGACGCTGTTGAAAATGGCGCTGAAAGCTATCGTGAAATTCGCGACTTGCTTGATCTTGGTACATGCTGTGGACGCTGTGCACCAGAAGCTCGCGCTATCATTAGCGAAGAATTAGCAGAAATCGCTGCTCGCATTTCTGTGGCTGCATAA
- a CDS encoding RidA family protein, with amino-acid sequence MSRQVIHTENAPAAIGTYSQAILVDNTLYLSGQIGLDPYSMELVEGIEAQIRRVFDNLKAVCEAAGGSLADIAKLNIFLTDLSNFQLVNQIMGEYFAQPYPARAALGVASLPKGALVEMDGIVIINQ; translated from the coding sequence ATGTCCCGCCAAGTCATTCATACTGAAAATGCCCCTGCTGCTATCGGCACATACTCTCAAGCTATTTTAGTAGACAATACGCTATATCTTTCAGGGCAAATTGGTTTAGACCCATACAGTATGGAACTTGTAGAAGGTATCGAAGCTCAAATTCGCCGTGTATTTGATAATTTAAAAGCAGTTTGTGAAGCTGCTGGTGGTTCACTTGCAGATATTGCTAAGCTCAATATTTTTTTAACTGATCTATCAAATTTCCAACTCGTAAACCAAATTATGGGTGAATATTTTGCTCAGCCCTACCCTGCACGTGCAGCTCTTGGTGTAGCAAGCTTGCCAAAAGGCGCATTAGTAGAAATGGACGGAATTGTAATTATTAATCAATAA
- the spoT gene encoding RelA/SpoT family protein, which translates to MPGEEVSQAKQQLKLIIDPYLSVSEVEKVLAACDFADLAHTGITRKSGEPYILHPIAVSCILANMRLDAETLMAALLHDVIEDTQYTKEDIIEKFGLTVAELVDGVTKLSQSSDKEYNKAASFRKILQATLQDPRVIIIKLADRYHNMTTLGALRPDKRARIAQETFDIFVPMARLVGMNEMGDNLENLCYQNLDLDMFDNVQNALLQTKPERCKYQSIWEQNLAELLHNYHIQGRIKKKNNNIELLRHFVKNEMDLQELTHSHAFEIVLQSIADCDRLEEALRENFQVIQYQDHIRRPLPGGNQSLLIKLKGEKTTLSLTIQTELMRKAARFGVVLGENAPQTCRSAIQASMQNLNTLIDGECAKTTFNDLLDYLHQEKIWVYTPHGQLHELPQGATVVDFAYSASLFLGNHAVGAKVDGEIKPLSTPLVSGQVIEIITDVLATPNPDWLSFINTQKARRALQHVLKDQDIEEQRLVGAQALSRALKLFNRSINDLSEADWLDLLQWRHIDNKNTLFEQIAVGDLLPQLVANHLFAHDKHPQVENSDRLIQSTEGVDVKYAHCCNPILGDPIQGHLTRRGLIVHRIRCHNLLHEQHLHPENIMPLQWKADDVDDVRFTAYLAIYMAMSDEQVSDLIYQCRKNNAGVEMVHSNEQRTFVNIVVNNRKHIAKVIRDLRMHYGFPRIERLDAPAPQMEISKVS; encoded by the coding sequence ATGCCAGGCGAAGAGGTCAGCCAAGCCAAGCAACAGCTCAAATTAATTATCGACCCTTACTTATCGGTAAGCGAAGTCGAAAAAGTGCTTGCTGCCTGCGATTTTGCCGATCTAGCGCACACTGGCATTACACGTAAAAGTGGCGAACCCTATATTTTGCATCCGATTGCGGTAAGCTGCATTCTTGCAAACATGCGTTTAGATGCTGAAACTTTAATGGCAGCACTTTTGCATGATGTTATTGAAGATACTCAATATACAAAAGAAGATATTATTGAGAAGTTTGGCTTAACAGTTGCAGAGCTAGTTGATGGTGTAACCAAACTTAGCCAATCAAGCGATAAAGAATATAACAAGGCAGCTTCATTCCGAAAAATCTTGCAAGCGACCTTACAAGATCCACGTGTCATCATTATTAAATTAGCAGATCGCTATCATAATATGACAACTCTAGGTGCTCTACGTCCAGATAAACGTGCCCGCATCGCTCAAGAAACTTTTGATATATTTGTACCGATGGCGAGATTAGTCGGCATGAATGAAATGGGCGATAATCTAGAGAACCTCTGTTATCAAAACCTTGATCTAGATATGTTTGATAACGTCCAAAATGCTTTGCTTCAAACAAAGCCAGAACGCTGTAAATATCAAAGTATTTGGGAACAAAACCTCGCAGAACTTCTGCATAATTATCATATTCAAGGCCGTATTAAAAAGAAAAATAACAATATCGAATTATTACGCCATTTCGTTAAAAACGAGATGGATCTCCAAGAACTTACTCATAGTCATGCTTTTGAAATTGTTCTACAAAGCATTGCCGACTGTGACCGCTTAGAAGAAGCATTAAGAGAAAACTTTCAGGTTATCCAGTACCAAGACCACATTCGTCGCCCATTACCCGGCGGTAATCAGTCTTTACTGATAAAGCTTAAAGGCGAAAAAACAACACTATCACTTACCATTCAAACCGAGCTCATGCGTAAAGCTGCCCGTTTTGGGGTAGTATTAGGCGAAAATGCGCCGCAAACTTGCCGTTCTGCCATTCAGGCTTCAATGCAGAACTTAAATACATTGATTGACGGCGAATGCGCTAAAACAACTTTTAATGATTTGCTTGATTATCTACACCAAGAAAAAATCTGGGTATATACGCCCCATGGTCAACTGCATGAGCTACCGCAAGGCGCTACCGTAGTTGATTTTGCTTATTCAGCAAGCTTATTTTTAGGTAACCATGCGGTTGGTGCAAAAGTCGATGGAGAGATTAAACCACTCTCTACACCATTAGTTAGCGGTCAGGTTATCGAGATTATTACGGATGTTTTAGCAACACCAAACCCAGACTGGCTAAGCTTTATTAATACGCAAAAAGCGCGTCGCGCATTACAGCATGTGCTTAAAGATCAAGATATCGAAGAACAACGTCTTGTTGGTGCACAAGCACTTTCTCGTGCACTAAAACTTTTTAATCGTTCAATCAATGATCTTTCTGAAGCGGACTGGTTAGATCTATTGCAATGGCGCCACATCGATAATAAAAATACATTGTTTGAACAAATTGCGGTTGGCGATTTACTACCTCAACTTGTAGCAAACCACCTGTTTGCTCATGATAAACATCCGCAAGTAGAAAACTCAGATCGACTTATTCAAAGTACGGAAGGAGTCGACGTTAAATATGCACACTGCTGCAATCCTATTCTAGGCGATCCAATTCAAGGACATTTAACACGTCGCGGGTTAATTGTGCATCGAATTCGCTGTCATAACTTGCTACATGAACAACATTTACACCCTGAAAATATCATGCCGCTTCAATGGAAAGCAGATGATGTAGATGATGTCCGTTTTACAGCATACCTCGCTATTTATATGGCAATGAGTGACGAACAGGTATCAGACCTAATCTATCAATGTCGTAAAAATAACGCTGGGGTAGAGATGGTTCACTCAAATGAGCAAAGAACTTTTGTGAATATTGTAGTGAATAACCGAAAACATATTGCAAAAGTCATTCGTGATTTACGCATGCACTATGGTTTCCCACGGATTGAACGTTTAGATGCTCCTGCTCCACAAATGGAAATTTCAAAAGTAAGTTAA
- the rpoZ gene encoding DNA-directed RNA polymerase subunit omega yields MARVTVEDCLDHVDNRFELVLVASKRARQLARQGMEPTVEWDNDKPTVVSLREIAAGHVTKEILKQREQDYQTSSLDLALSTNSLNLEGFSF; encoded by the coding sequence ATGGCACGCGTCACCGTTGAAGATTGTTTAGATCATGTAGACAACCGTTTTGAGCTTGTGCTCGTTGCAAGTAAACGTGCTCGTCAATTGGCACGTCAAGGCATGGAGCCAACTGTAGAATGGGATAACGACAAACCGACTGTAGTTTCTTTGCGCGAAATCGCGGCAGGGCACGTTACGAAAGAAATTCTTAAACAACGTGAGCAAGATTATCAAACTTCTAGTCTTGATCTTGCCCTTTCTACAAACAGCTTAAATTTAGAAGGTTTTTCTTTCTAA
- the gmk gene encoding guanylate kinase has translation MSGLLFVVSAASGTGKTSLVKALLDRVSNLHVSVSHTTRGQRPGELDGVHYHFTTKDEFLDQVNHDGFIEYAEVFGNYYGTSQATVKQQLAQGHDVLLEIDWQGAEQVRKLFPESKQIFILPPTQFDLRQRLSNRGTDSVEVIEHRLSCAVEDMQHYTNFDYIIINDDFNKALHELEAVITANRLVLSQQAKRHQTLIQDLITPQPKQE, from the coding sequence ATGTCGGGTCTATTGTTTGTCGTTTCTGCTGCATCAGGAACGGGCAAAACATCTTTGGTAAAAGCCCTGCTTGACCGTGTGAGCAATTTACATGTTTCAGTCTCGCATACAACCCGAGGTCAACGTCCCGGTGAGTTAGATGGTGTTCACTATCACTTTACTACAAAAGATGAATTTCTAGACCAAGTCAACCATGATGGCTTTATTGAATACGCTGAAGTATTTGGTAACTACTATGGCACTTCTCAAGCTACGGTAAAACAACAGTTAGCTCAAGGACACGATGTCTTACTTGAAATTGATTGGCAAGGCGCAGAACAAGTCCGCAAACTTTTCCCTGAATCCAAGCAAATATTTATTTTACCTCCAACTCAATTTGACCTACGTCAGCGTTTATCTAATCGCGGCACTGACTCAGTTGAAGTCATTGAGCATCGTTTAAGCTGTGCAGTAGAAGATATGCAGCACTACACGAACTTTGATTACATCATTATTAATGATGATTTTAATAAAGCCTTACATGAGCTTGAAGCGGTGATTACAGCGAACCGTTTGGTGCTATCTCAGCAAGCAAAACGTCATCAAACTTTAATTCAGGACTTGATTACTCCTCAACCAAAACAGGAATAA
- the ispH gene encoding 4-hydroxy-3-methylbut-2-enyl diphosphate reductase, with protein MEIVLANPRGFCAGVDRAIAIVNRALECFNPPIYVRHEVVHNKFVVDDLRQRGAVFVDELDQVPDDSIVIFSAHGVSKAVQQEAERRGLKVFDATCPLVTKVHIEVTKYAREGTEAILIGHEGHPEVEGTMGQYDKLKGGDIYLVEDEEDVAALTVRHPEKLAFVTQTTLSIDDTAKVIDALRAKFPHIQGPRKDDICYATQNRQDAVRDLAEKCDVVLVVGSPNSSNSNRLRELAERMGKAAYLVDNADQLEQSWFNETCKIGVTAGASAPEILIKQVIQRLQDWGAQAPKELEGREENITFSLPKELRIHVTQA; from the coding sequence ATGGAAATTGTGTTAGCTAATCCGCGTGGTTTTTGTGCCGGTGTTGATCGAGCCATAGCAATCGTCAATCGGGCTTTAGAATGTTTCAACCCTCCTATTTATGTACGTCATGAAGTTGTACACAATAAATTTGTGGTTGATGACTTACGTCAGAGAGGGGCCGTTTTTGTTGATGAACTAGATCAGGTTCCGGATGACTCAATTGTAATTTTTAGTGCGCATGGGGTTTCAAAAGCAGTTCAACAAGAAGCTGAACGCCGGGGTTTAAAAGTTTTCGATGCGACTTGTCCTTTAGTGACTAAAGTTCATATTGAAGTGACTAAATATGCGCGTGAAGGTACTGAAGCTATTTTAATTGGTCATGAAGGGCACCCAGAAGTCGAAGGCACAATGGGGCAATATGACAAATTAAAAGGCGGTGATATTTATCTGGTTGAAGATGAAGAAGATGTCGCTGCACTTACCGTACGACATCCTGAAAAACTTGCTTTCGTAACACAAACAACGCTTTCTATTGATGATACAGCTAAGGTTATTGATGCTTTGCGTGCAAAATTTCCACATATTCAGGGGCCGCGTAAAGATGATATTTGCTACGCAACTCAAAACAGACAAGATGCTGTGCGTGATTTAGCTGAAAAGTGTGATGTGGTTTTAGTTGTAGGTTCACCTAACTCATCAAACTCAAATCGATTGCGTGAGCTTGCAGAACGTATGGGTAAAGCTGCTTACCTTGTAGATAATGCTGATCAGTTAGAGCAGTCATGGTTCAATGAGACTTGCAAGATCGGTGTTACCGCTGGTGCTTCTGCGCCAGAAATTTTGATTAAACAAGTTATTCAACGTTTACAAGATTGGGGTGCTCAAGCACCGAAAGAGTTAGAGGGACGTGAAGAGAATATTACTTTTAGTCTTCCTAAAGAATTACGCATTCATGTGACTCAAGCATAA
- a CDS encoding Tfp pilus assembly protein FimT/FimU, with protein MRGITPQDGFTLVELMVTIAVMAIIAMMAAPSMSNLLESIRFDTNQRDLINTLSDAKSQAVLSHANVSVNLNSNAANTLTTFNWIADKDNSLELKLLATDGTTTSLSTSNIIFIPNGTVSSISQDLLISMCNSQLHVKKSFVLSKLGSIFMNPKETC; from the coding sequence ATGAGGGGAATTACTCCGCAAGACGGGTTCACCTTGGTTGAACTTATGGTGACGATTGCGGTCATGGCGATTATCGCGATGATGGCCGCGCCATCTATGTCGAATTTATTAGAAAGTATAAGGTTTGATACTAATCAAAGAGACTTAATCAACACACTATCTGATGCGAAAAGTCAGGCTGTACTAAGTCATGCAAATGTTTCTGTAAATCTAAACTCAAATGCTGCTAATACTTTAACAACTTTTAACTGGATTGCAGACAAAGATAATAGTCTTGAGCTAAAACTTTTAGCAACGGATGGAACTACAACATCACTATCTACCTCAAACATCATATTTATACCAAATGGGACGGTTTCTAGTATTTCACAAGATTTGCTTATTTCTATGTGCAATTCTCAATTACACGTTAAGAAAAGTTTTGTTTTATCAAAACTGGGTTCCATCTTTATGAATCCAAAGGAAACTTGTTAA
- the pilV gene encoding type IV pilus modification protein PilV, which yields MQNYKNQKGIGLVEILVALLLLAIGVLGYVALQYRAIEATSEATYRAQGINIARDLAERIRVNRSALNKYKTEISTAENQKISQKNCSTSNCTLTELADFDVSQVAKNADALGMTINMMTCKGNNNGRNCIYVAWADTSATDGDGVTDCTNGTSYNAASTCLIMEVY from the coding sequence ATGCAAAATTATAAAAATCAAAAAGGTATAGGATTGGTGGAGATATTAGTTGCCTTACTTTTACTCGCAATAGGTGTTTTGGGATATGTGGCTTTGCAATATCGGGCAATAGAAGCTACTTCGGAGGCTACATATCGTGCACAGGGAATTAATATTGCACGTGATTTAGCAGAAAGAATAAGAGTAAACCGCTCAGCCTTAAATAAATATAAAACAGAAATCAGCACAGCTGAAAATCAAAAAATATCTCAAAAAAATTGTTCAACAAGTAATTGTACTTTAACTGAGTTAGCAGATTTCGATGTTTCTCAGGTTGCAAAAAATGCAGATGCCTTAGGTATGACTATAAATATGATGACGTGCAAAGGTAATAATAATGGGCGTAATTGTATTTATGTTGCATGGGCAGATACTAGTGCGACAGATGGTGATGGTGTAACAGATTGTACTAATGGCACAAGTTATAACGCGGCATCAACTTGTTTAATCATGGAGGTTTATTAA
- a CDS encoding PilW family protein, whose amino-acid sequence MKNQYGFTLIELMLSLTLGLIITAAAILLFFTGQKSLTLQHGATDLQDNANFGLNYIVKDIRLANLDASRAFMNDQTTYGGVVLTSTANAFIDTLNGNTKIANLPNSILEAKVPLTLLTQSDGDSVGTAPAWAGASNVNDFTSDQLVIQFAPTEIGGFDCEGQSINTTNNYIVERYFLRVDTRALTSESNKALALACDSGHYPKSGSPTEITDFGDAGQIIMKRVDYFRVLLGIDIGNGQYRYISSHDYLTNYASPRPRILSVQLGMLTRSTQSVGRDTAIKDNQTFNVLDRTVTVKTPQSNSPKYIRQVISQTIALRNGFGSR is encoded by the coding sequence ATGAAAAACCAATATGGTTTTACTTTAATTGAGTTAATGCTGTCCTTAACCTTAGGTTTGATTATTACTGCCGCAGCAATTTTATTATTTTTTACTGGACAAAAAAGTTTAACGCTACAGCACGGTGCGACAGATTTACAGGATAATGCTAATTTTGGTTTGAACTACATAGTTAAAGATATCAGACTAGCTAATCTAGATGCTAGTCGGGCATTTATGAATGATCAAACAACATATGGTGGAGTTGTACTTACTTCTACAGCGAATGCCTTTATTGATACATTAAATGGCAATACAAAAATTGCTAATTTACCCAATTCTATTTTAGAGGCAAAAGTTCCTTTAACCTTACTAACTCAAAGCGATGGAGATAGTGTCGGCACTGCTCCGGCATGGGCGGGCGCATCAAATGTTAATGATTTTACCAGTGATCAGTTGGTTATTCAGTTTGCTCCTACTGAAATAGGTGGTTTTGATTGTGAAGGACAGTCAATTAATACAACAAATAATTATATTGTAGAGCGATATTTTTTAAGAGTTGATACAAGAGCATTAACAAGTGAATCCAATAAGGCATTGGCGTTAGCTTGTGACTCTGGTCATTATCCAAAATCTGGTTCACCTACAGAAATTACGGATTTTGGAGATGCTGGACAGATCATTATGAAACGCGTTGATTATTTTAGAGTTCTATTAGGTATTGATATTGGAAATGGACAGTATCGTTATATTAGTTCTCATGATTATTTAACGAATTATGCTTCACCGAGACCTCGTATTTTATCAGTTCAATTAGGAATGCTAACCCGTTCTACACAGTCTGTAGGACGAGATACCGCTATTAAGGATAATCAAACATTTAATGTGCTTGATCGTACAGTAACCGTTAAGACCCCACAGTCAAATAGCCCAAAATATATTAGGCAGGTTATTTCCCAGACAATCGCCTTGAGAAATGGTTTTGGGAGCAGATAA
- a CDS encoding PilX N-terminal domain-containing pilus assembly protein — MKKIQTGATLIVVLVLLLVITIIGTLAIRQSLMSLNIVTNSQAQQLLIQNSDAALFNVEDGSNLLRNLARDGMFGYIRGDANKDKELVFCYRGDQSQFFSLANASIMQWIAGASAPTGSALGTDGYCKSNSIDSTKNYFTSGRSVVMTQVAVKFASTTSDPFQHSLRGTDTKNVKMEDTEKVVVFATSFIPSLSTAAKADIDECLSSKMNQVIQPSDVLTAVAGATESVSACLHRLNVPYTTQVAEYTIAQDFI; from the coding sequence ATGAAAAAAATTCAAACAGGTGCAACCTTAATCGTTGTATTGGTCTTATTGCTTGTAATTACGATAATTGGCACATTAGCTATCCGTCAAAGTTTGATGTCATTAAATATTGTCACAAATAGTCAGGCACAGCAGTTACTTATACAAAACTCGGATGCCGCCTTATTTAATGTAGAAGATGGTAGTAATTTACTGCGTAATTTAGCCCGTGATGGAATGTTTGGTTATATTCGCGGGGATGCCAATAAAGATAAAGAATTAGTGTTTTGCTACAGAGGTGATCAGAGCCAGTTTTTTAGCCTAGCAAATGCCAGCATTATGCAATGGATAGCTGGGGCATCTGCTCCAACAGGAAGTGCTTTAGGAACTGATGGCTACTGTAAATCTAATTCTATTGATAGTACAAAAAATTATTTTACGAGTGGTCGTAGTGTCGTGATGACGCAGGTAGCAGTAAAGTTTGCATCCACTACAAGTGATCCATTTCAGCATAGTTTACGTGGCACAGATACTAAAAATGTCAAAATGGAAGACACTGAAAAAGTTGTTGTTTTTGCTACATCTTTTATTCCATCTTTGTCGACTGCGGCCAAGGCCGATATAGACGAGTGTCTTTCAAGCAAAATGAATCAAGTTATTCAGCCATCTGATGTATTAACGGCTGTTGCAGGAGCGACAGAAAGCGTTTCAGCCTGTTTACATAGATTAAATGTACCGTATACAACGCAAGTGGCTGAATACACGATTGCACAAGATTTTATTTAA